Proteins from one Romboutsia sp. CE17 genomic window:
- the cdaA gene encoding diadenylate cyclase CdaA, whose translation MFDIKSFFDGFLNIILNMKIFDIIDISIVAYIFYKIFMFIKDTRAEQVLKGIVFLLLATQLSSTFKLHTLYWLLVNTLQIGLLAAIIIFQPELRAGLEHIGRAQFNFFTKGNNTNEDLSKTIEEIVEALYSLSRQKIGALIIMERKTKISDIISTGTEIDGDVSRQLLINIFIPNTPLHDGAVVIRDSKVKAAACFLPLTQSKDLSKDLGTRHRAGVGVSEVSDCITLIVSEETGDVSIAKSGKLYRNISKERMTNILQNNLKGSTEEKSFLKGGIFK comes from the coding sequence GTGTTCGATATAAAGTCTTTTTTTGATGGATTTTTAAATATTATCTTAAACATGAAGATATTTGATATAATAGATATATCGATAGTAGCGTACATATTCTATAAGATTTTTATGTTTATAAAAGATACAAGAGCAGAGCAAGTTCTTAAGGGAATAGTATTTTTATTATTAGCTACCCAACTTAGTTCAACTTTTAAATTACATACACTTTATTGGCTGCTTGTAAATACCCTTCAGATAGGTCTTCTAGCAGCAATCATAATTTTTCAACCAGAGCTTAGAGCAGGTTTAGAACATATAGGAAGAGCTCAGTTTAATTTCTTCACAAAAGGAAATAACACAAATGAAGATTTATCTAAGACAATAGAAGAGATTGTAGAGGCACTATACTCTTTATCAAGACAAAAGATAGGTGCGCTTATTATAATGGAAAGAAAGACAAAAATATCAGATATAATAAGTACTGGTACAGAAATAGATGGTGATGTATCAAGACAATTATTAATAAATATATTTATACCAAATACACCATTACATGATGGTGCAGTTGTTATAAGAGATTCAAAAGTAAAAGCAGCAGCTTGTTTTTTACCATTAACCCAAAGTAAAGATTTAAGTAAAGATTTAGGTACTAGACATAGGGCTGGGGTCGGAGTTAGTGAGGTATCCGACTGCATAACTTTGATAGTTTCAGAAGAGACAGGAGATGTTTCTATAGCTAAATCAGGCAAACTATACAGAAATATATCTAAAGAGAGAATGACTAATATATTACAAAATAATTTAAAAGGAAGTACAGAGGAAAAAAGTTTTTTAAAAGGCGGTATATTTAAATGA
- a CDS encoding CdaR family protein yields MIEKLKENTKIKLISLLSAIVLWMYVMAVVDPQETKVFEGVPVSITNIDELKDDNFVVYPEVDLTTDVYVTGKLSALKNISKDDITVYGTITDAKEGNNAVYLKVNTSKGVSCNLKPDTLIIPLDRVVEERRSIDVVVEGKYKSYLDTLKLEEDSIKIYGPRTLVGLVQKIQATLTLDVKKDNFTTSLKLTPVDENGNKVDGVTLETESVNANISLLVEKSVPINVVFSDNNDNINQYELSQSSITIRGRKQIIDATTSINTKAIDVSNITSDESKEVQLDIPQGIEIDTNTKITIKFGILKELNTKFLYSKDEVELRNSDSVDVSTLNLPNEIEVEVEYSNDISTLSKSDIILYIDLSDEGNDYKIKYESKYEFKSVKINPSTITK; encoded by the coding sequence ATGATTGAAAAGCTTAAAGAAAATACAAAAATAAAGTTAATATCTCTCTTAAGTGCCATAGTATTATGGATGTATGTAATGGCTGTAGTAGATCCACAAGAGACAAAAGTATTTGAAGGAGTACCAGTATCAATTACTAATATAGATGAACTAAAAGATGATAATTTTGTTGTATACCCAGAGGTAGACTTAACTACAGATGTATACGTAACTGGAAAATTATCTGCTTTGAAAAATATATCTAAAGATGACATTACAGTATATGGAACTATAACTGATGCTAAAGAAGGTAATAATGCAGTTTACTTAAAAGTAAACACTTCAAAAGGCGTTTCATGCAATCTTAAGCCAGACACACTAATAATACCATTAGATAGAGTTGTGGAAGAAAGAAGATCTATAGATGTAGTAGTTGAAGGAAAATATAAAAGCTACTTAGATACATTAAAATTAGAAGAAGATAGTATTAAGATATATGGTCCTAGAACACTAGTAGGATTAGTTCAAAAGATACAAGCAACATTAACTCTAGATGTTAAAAAGGATAACTTTACAACAAGTTTAAAACTTACACCTGTAGATGAAAATGGTAATAAGGTAGATGGTGTAACTCTTGAAACTGAATCAGTAAATGCAAATATATCTTTATTAGTTGAAAAAAGTGTACCAATAAATGTAGTATTTAGTGATAATAATGATAATATAAATCAATATGAATTAAGTCAAAGCAGTATAACTATAAGAGGAAGAAAGCAAATTATAGATGCTACGACTTCTATTAATACTAAAGCTATTGACGTGTCTAATATTACATCAGATGAATCTAAGGAAGTACAATTAGATATACCTCAGGGGATAGAAATAGATACTAATACAAAGATAACTATAAAGTTTGGAATATTAAAAGAGCTAAATACTAAGTTTTTATATTCAAAAGATGAAGTAGAACTTAGAAATAGTGATTCGGTGGATGTATCTACACTTAATCTACCAAATGAGATAGAGGTAGAAGTAGAGTATTCAAATGATATTTCAACTCTTAGTAAATCCGATATTATTTTATATATTGATTTATCAGATGAAGGTAATGATTATAAGATAAAATATGAATCCAAATATGAGTTTAAATCAGTTAAGATAAATCCAAGTACAATAACTAAATAA